A genomic region of Cryptococcus gattii WM276 chromosome F, complete sequence contains the following coding sequences:
- a CDS encoding uncharacterized protein (Similar to SGTC gene model, INSD accession EAL20080.1), whose amino-acid sequence MSQPENDETRISGLPNETGPSRSAPKRKSRSTRGLLNKVVALEDQMQHVQSNLENVVSLLLRLAPTALPAGSQVSTDPARHNIPQPGLGGSNNNVQTHLAGFCETSEQRPVSSLEQWVQQIAGDAASPTVDLQQQFVPQDRTVGGSTAEGSEISSEDERDHTVEEETKEGLTFMRDMLRSEEKKRLHADGHWKSPIESGLSSHRDQEHITADDRGHRTETDDRLRNPCLKRKRSANDWEPSDRSPARVRDPIHLGLCSEAQGKELFDLFFQVAHSFIPVFDPSKDSWESLRRRSPFSIFAILFVGQKIRDAGHEPSNLQQLLREHAESLGKTTLFCPIADIEALQAMIILASWGDTGWRPGSHAVSMAIDMELYKCLPRLAERLQTPSAFTNDRDEDTEQRLVVGSRLWLLVCKMAIEMAYNYGRPMLVDESLIFPHLHALLKHPAHLPTDSRIVAFCELLYLRLTLHRNILSNNRQELDHLLQIFNDEARGWEEKWRNYYIQQGVHMDNILVTDLTTQRCFGSVLANSCVLRDIRSPHDIEILSPHRRHLLLASLDDARLICSRIIATEKDKLLHANHYSHVALASVIRIYIRLATLFPRSVDLRRVARDLSQLTEVLARFPGFYFAQQLRYAISKARQRRILPPETRPTSPKSLFNQSAEYTRQNQPKPRSSSVPSMPWFNHFPPSELAPQQHQTEKFPEQAGSTGTTITSESPMEFDPFLAEHLLNETFNQVRPLDGISEWNPQIGAGDNWNQSSQGGNETEWLPNQSSVGTAIPDAHNSFLSWLEFPVLGK is encoded by the exons ATGTCGCAACCAGAGAATGATGAAACTAGAATTTCGGGCCTTCCGAATGAGACAGGCCCATCTCGTTCAGCTCCGAAACGCAAATCCAGGTCTACAAGAGGTCTGCTCAA CAAAGTTGTCGCACTTGAAGATCAGATGCAGCACGTCCAATCTAACCTCGAGAACGTAGTGTCTTTACTGTTACGACTGGCTCCGACTGCTCTACCTGCCGGTTCTCAGGTATCGACTGATCCCGCTAGGCACAACA TCCCCCAACCGGGTTTGGGTGGCTCTAATAATAATGTCCAGACACATTTAGCCGGATTCTGTGAAACGTCTGAGCAGAGACCTGTGTCATCCCTTGAACAATGGGTACAGCAGATAGCTGGAGATGCTGCATCGCCTACGGTCGATCTTCAGCAGCAATTTGTTCCCCAAGACCGAACTGTTGGTGGAAGCACAGCTGAAGGGTCGGAAATATCATCAGAAGACGAGAGGGACCACAcagtggaggaggaaacAAAAGAGGGGCTCACTTTCATGCGGGATATGTTGCGAAGcgaggaaaaaaagaggCTGCATGCGGATGGTCACTGGAAGTCGCCGATAGAATCAGGTTTATCAAGCCATCGAGACCAGGAGCATATAACCGCCGATGACAGAGGGCACAGGACTGAAACAGACGATCGCTTGAGAAATCCATGCCTCAAAAGGAAGCGAAGTGCAAATGATTGGGAACCTTCCGATAGGTCTCCAGCCAGAGTGCGTGATCCTATCCATCTTGGCTTGTGTAGCGAAGCGCAAGGGAAAGAGCTCTTTGATTT GTTCTTCCAAGTGGCACACTCATTTATACCTGTATTTGATCCTTCTAAAGACTCTTGGGAAAG CCTTCGCCGTCGATCGCCGTTCTCTATATTCGCGATTCTTTTCGTGGGGCAGAAGATCAGGGATGCCGGTCATGAGCCTAGCAACTTGCAACAGCTACTGAGGGAACATGCGGAGAGTCTAG GAAAAACCACACTGTTCTGTCCCATAGCTGATATAGAAGCTCTCCAAGCCATGA TCATTTTGGCTTCCTGGGGAGATACCGGGTGGCGTCCTGGTAGTCATGCTGTCAGTATGGC AATTGATATGGAACTATATAAATGTCTGCCAAGGCTTGCTGAGAGATTGCAAACCCCTTCGGCGTTCACGAATGATCGAGATGAAGATACTGAACAACGACTGGTGGTAGGATCGAGGCTTTGGCTTTTAGTTTGTAAAATGGCCATCGA GATGGCGTATAATTATGGTCGCCCAATGCTTGTTGACGAGTCTTTGATATTCCCTCATTTGCACGCGTTGTTGAAACACCCTGCGCACTTGCCCACCGATAGTCGAATTGTTGCTTTTTGCGAATTGCTTTATCTGAGGT TAACATTGCACAGGAATATCCTATCTAATAATCGCCAAGAGTTGGATCACCTTCTGCAAATCTTCAATGACGAAGCGCGTGGCTGGGAAGAAAAATGGAGAAATTACTATA TTCAACAAGGAGTTCACATGGATAACATTTTGGTAACAGATT TGACAACGCAGAGATGTTTCGGTTC AGTGCTAGCAAACTCATGCGTGTTGCGAGATATCCGAAGTCCGCATGACATTGAAATACTGTCTCCTCATCGAAGACATTTGCTTTTAGCGAGCCTTGACGATGCAAGGTTGATATGCAGTAGAATTATTGCGACAGAA AAAGACAAACTTTTACATGCCAATCATTATTCTCATGTTGCCTTGGCTAGCGTAATAAGAATCTATATACGTCTGGCCACTCTTTTTCCAAGATCTGTCGATCTAAGGAGAGTAGCGAGAGACCTATCTCAATTGACTGAGGTACTGGCACGAT TCCCCGGTTTCTACTTTGCTCAACAACTGCGCTACGCCATTAGCAAAGCGAGACAAAGGAGGATCTTACCTCCAGAAACAAGACCGACTTCACCAAAATCGCTTTTCAACCAAAGCGCCGAGTATACACGTCAAAATCAACCGAAACCTAGATCAAGCTCTGTCCCTTCAATGCCGTGGTTCAATCACTTCCCTCCTTCAGAACTTGCACCACAACAACACCAGACCGAGAAATTCCCCGAGCAGGCAGGTAGCACCGGTACTACAATAACCAGTGAAAGCCCAATGGAATTCGATCCATTCTTAGCTGAGCACTTGTTAAACGAAACTTTTAATCAAGTTCGACCTCTTGATGGTATTTCAGAGTGGAATCCTCAAATTGGTGCAGGAGACAATTGGAATCAATCCTCACAGGGAGGAAATGAGACTGAATGGTTACCAAATCAATCTTCTGTTGGGACTGCCATACCCGACGCCCACAATAGTTTCTTATCATGGTTGGAATTCCCTGTCCTTGGTAAGTAG